One segment of Hemitrygon akajei chromosome 15, sHemAka1.3, whole genome shotgun sequence DNA contains the following:
- the nop16 gene encoding nucleolar protein 16 — protein MPKAKGKTRRKKFDYKANRKKLKRRMAKKAAPRIECAQIRNAWNNRKSVAQNLAEMGLACDPNRTLPIKKTKKMEVASTDGKQVVVKPYVINELEAEASLPEVTKSTLSKEFIDYVRHMIENYKDNYKAMARDEMNYYQDTPHQIRKKIDSYKRFYPSEYADLLAAVQDKMDVS, from the exons ATGCCGAAAGCCAAAGGTAAAACCAGGAGGAAGAAGTTCGACTACAAGGCGAATCGGAAAAAGCTAAAGAGGAGAATGGCGAAGAAGGCGGCCCCCCGGATCGAGTG TGCACAAATAAGAAATGCGTGGAACAACAGAAAATCAGTTGCTCAAAATCTGGCTGAAATGGGTTTGGCGTGTGATCCAAATCGCACACTTCCTATTAAGAAAACTAAG AAAATGGAAGTGGCCTCAACAGATGGAAAGCAAGTTGTAGTTAAGCCATATGTCATTAATG AGCTAGAGGCAGAGGCAAGCCTCCCAGAAGTGACCAAGTCCACTCTTTCCAAAGAATTCATTGACTATGTACGGCATATGATTGAGAACTACAAGGATAATTACAAG GCAATGGCAAGAGATGAGATGAACTATTACCAGGACACGCCACATCAGATCAGGAAAAAAATTGACTCTTACAAACGCTTTTATCCAAGTGAATATGCTGATTTGCTTGCTGCTGTACAGGATAAGATGGATGTCTCTTGA